The proteins below are encoded in one region of Patescibacteria group bacterium:
- a CDS encoding ABC transporter permease: MSILVSTKRIIKSGFVSFWRNGFVSLAAILVMVVTLFMFISLILVGETFKSSLELIKDKVDVNVYFVTTAPEDEILALKRSIETLPEVKFVEYVSRDEALTRFRGRHADDQLILQALEELGENPLGASLSIKANETSQYEGIAKFLQGESALASAGTPIIDKINYFQNKAAIDKLAAIIESSETFGFAFIMILAIASIIIAFNTIRLAIYTARDEISVMRLVGASNAYIRGPFVFEGIMYGVVAAVITLIVFYPITLWLGPITENFFGNINIYDYYISNIVELSLLMLGSGAVLGAVSSYLAVKRHLKV, from the coding sequence ATGAGTATACTTGTTAGTACAAAACGAATAATAAAATCTGGCTTCGTAAGCTTTTGGAGAAACGGTTTTGTTTCTCTGGCGGCTATTTTGGTCATGGTAGTTACGCTGTTTATGTTCATCTCGCTCATCTTAGTAGGCGAGACATTTAAATCATCTCTTGAACTGATAAAAGATAAAGTTGATGTCAATGTATACTTTGTGACAACCGCGCCGGAAGACGAAATTTTGGCACTGAAGCGCTCTATTGAGACATTGCCAGAAGTTAAATTTGTAGAGTATGTTTCTCGTGATGAAGCACTTACCAGATTCAGGGGCAGACATGCGGATGACCAGCTGATACTCCAAGCTCTCGAAGAGCTTGGAGAAAACCCGCTCGGGGCATCTCTCAGCATCAAAGCAAATGAAACTTCCCAGTATGAGGGCATTGCAAAATTTCTACAGGGGGAAAGTGCACTCGCAAGTGCAGGGACTCCGATAATTGACAAGATAAACTATTTTCAAAACAAAGCCGCAATAGACAAGCTTGCAGCGATTATAGAATCTTCTGAAACATTTGGATTTGCGTTCATCATGATTCTCGCCATTGCCTCAATCATCATTGCATTTAACACCATACGGCTTGCCATTTACACTGCTCGCGATGAAATTTCCGTTATGCGACTTGTCGGTGCAAGTAATGCCTATATTCGCGGACCTTTTGTGTTTGAGGGAATAATGTATGGTGTTGTTGCCGCAGTAATAACCCTGATTGTTTTTTATCCGATTACACTCTGGCTTGGGCCGATAACGGAAAATTTTTTCGGCAATATCAATATTTACGATTATTACATTAGCAACATTGTTGAGTTGTCTCTCTTAATGCTTGGTTCAGGAGCAGTACTTGGTGCGGTATCCAGTTATCTTGCTGTAAAGCGGCACCTAAAAGTCTAA